A part of Sugiyamaella lignohabitans strain CBS 10342 chromosome D, complete sequence genomic DNA contains:
- the TRS33 gene encoding Trs33p (Core component of transport protein particle (TRAPP) complexes I-III; TRAPP complexes are related multimeric guanine nucleotide-exchange factor for the GTPase Ypt1p, regulating ER-Golgi traffic (TRAPPI), intra-Golgi traffic (TRAPPII), endosome-Golgi traffic (TRAPPII and III) and autophagy (TRAPPIII); GO_component: GO:0005794 - Golgi apparatus [Evidence IEA,IEA]; GO_component: GO:1990070 - TRAPPI protein complex [Evidence IDA] [PMID 11239471]; GO_component: GO:1990071 - TRAPPII protein complex [Evidence IDA] [PMID 11239471]; GO_component: GO:1990072 - TRAPPIII protein complex [Evidence IDA] [PMID 20375281]; GO_component: GO:0005801 - cis-Golgi network [Evidence IDA] [PMID 19843283]; GO_component: GO:0005783 - endoplasmic reticulum [Evidence IEA,IEA]; GO_component: GO:0000407 - pre-autophagosomal structure [Evidence IEA]; GO_component: GO:0005802 - trans-Golgi network [Evidence IDA] [PMID 19843283]; GO_function: GO:0003674 - molecular_function [Evidence ND]; GO_process: GO:0006888 - ER to Golgi vesicle-mediated transport [Evidence IGI] [PMID 9564032]; GO_process: GO:0006914 - autophagy [Evidence IEA]; GO_process: GO:0006461 - protein complex assembly [Evidence IGI] [PMID 19843283]; GO_process: GO:0006810 - transport [Evidence IEA]; GO_process: GO:0016192 - vesicle-mediated transport [Evidence IEA]), translating into MESDSPYINGTNKLVAASSLDFLLIEIVPLAQSIVQQLIEDAGARPGRPGSSSSANGGGAGGAGGSNVSGGISGTSSSPANSSMTADENLDDVYYRIEGYGHRVGLGLSQIFTKDRPWFTDQLDIMKFVCKELWVILYKKQIDNLKTNHRGTYVLTDTQFKYCSRMGTAYGPKETLRRATPYLWFPAGVIRGALSALGIDAAVTFDADQLPKVTFNIQTSPT; encoded by the coding sequence ATGGAGTCGGACTCGCCGTATATCAATGGCACGAATAAACTGGTGGCGGCGTCATCGCTGGACTTTCTTTTGATAGAAATAGTTCCATTAGCACAGAGCATAGTGCAACAGCTGATAGAGGATGCTGGAGCGAGACCGGGCCGACCAGGgtcatcgtcttctgcCAACggtggtggagctggtggagCTGGGGGTTCAAATGTCAGTGGTGGTATCAGTGGAACGAGTAGTTCGCCAGCAAATTCATCAATGACAGCAGATGAGAACCTGGACGATGTGTACTACCGAATTGAAGGATATGGCCACCGAGTGGGACTGGGGCTGTCCCAGATATTCACGAAAGACCGGCCGTGGTTCACGGACCAGCTGGATATCATGAAATTTGTATGTAAAGAGCTATGGGTGATTCTCtacaaaaaacaaatcgATAATCTCAAAACCAACCACCGCGGAACTTACGTTCTCACCGACACCCAGTTCAAATACTGTTCTCGCATGGGCACCGCCTACGGTCCTAAAGAAACGCTCCGACGAGCCACTCCGTACCTGTGGTTCCCAGCCGGCGTCATCCGAGGAGCTCTGTCAGCGCTCGGCATCGATGCTGCCGTCACTTTCGATGCAGATCAGCTGCCCAAAGTCACATTCAACATCCAAACCTCGCCGACATGA
- the RAS1 gene encoding Ras family GTPase RAS1 (GTPase involved in G-protein signaling in adenylate cyclase activation; plays a role in cell proliferation; localized to the plasma membrane; homolog of mammalian RAS proto-oncogenes; relative distribution to the nucleus increases upon DNA replication stress; RAS1 has a paralog, RAS2, that arose from the whole genome duplication; GO_component: GO:0005737 - cytoplasm [Evidence IDA] [PMID 22842922]; GO_component: GO:0016020 - membrane [Evidence IEA,IEA]; GO_component: GO:0005634 - nucleus [Evidence IDA] [PMID 22842922]; GO_component: GO:0005886 - plasma membrane [Evidence IEA,IEA]; GO_component: GO:0005886 - plasma membrane [Evidence IDA] [PMID 20162532]; GO_component: GO:0005886 - plasma membrane [Evidence IDA] [PMID 3513173]; GO_function: GO:0005525 - GTP binding [Evidence IEA,IEA]; GO_function: GO:0003924 - GTPase activity [Evidence IDA] [PMID 14674766]; GO_function: GO:0003924 - GTPase activity [Evidence IMP] [PMID 6327067]; GO_function: GO:0000166 - nucleotide binding [Evidence IEA]; GO_process: GO:0006184 - GTP catabolic process [Evidence IEA]; GO_process: GO:0007189 - adenylate cyclase-activating G-protein coupled receptor signaling pathway [Evidence IDA] [PMID 3891097]; GO_process: GO:0045762 - positive regulation of adenylate cyclase activity [Evidence IGI] [PMID 2981630]; GO_process: GO:0045762 - positive regulation of adenylate cyclase activity [Evidence IGI] [PMID 3891097]; GO_process: GO:0097271 - protein localization to bud neck [Evidence IGI] [PMID 12782684]; GO_process: GO:0001302 - replicative cell aging [Evidence IMP] [PMID 8034612]; GO_process: GO:0007165 - signal transduction [Evidence IEA]; GO_process: GO:0007264 - small GTPase mediated signal transduction [Evidence IEA]) — MLVREYKLVVVGGGGVGKSALTIQLIQSQFVDEYDPTIEDSYRKQCLIDDEVVILDVLDTAGQEEYSAMREQYMRTGEGFLIVYSVTSRSSFDEVKNFHQQILRVKDQDAFPIVIIGNKIDLENERQVSFEEGQQLADSLGCPFLETSAKRRINVDDSFYALVTEVRKFNRGDSGSERTGSIKSKPSRPNNTSRSGTTTLNHEAAYYSGNTIGGGPTNMAARSKRDPGTRYDEKPDNDGCCCIIS, encoded by the coding sequence ATGCTGGTACGGGAATATAAACTGGTGGTTGtaggaggaggtggtgtaGGTAAATCTGCACTGACCATCCAATTGATCCAGAGCCAGTTTGTGGATGAATATGATCCCACTATTGAAGATTCGTATCGAAAGCAATGCCTTATTGACGACGAGGTAGTGATTCTTGATGTACTGGATACTGCTGGTCAAGAAGAGTACTCGGCCATGCGAGAGCAATACATGAGAACAGGCGAGGGGTTCTTGATTGTATATTCCGTGACTTCACGGTCGTCGTTTGACGAAGTCAAGAATTTTCATCAACAGATTTTGCGAGTCAAGGATCAGGATGCTTTCCCGATAGTGATTATTGGTAACAAAATCGATTTAGAGAACGAGCGTCAAGTGtcttttgaagaaggtCAGCAATTGGCAGACAGTCTTGGATGTCCATTCCTAGAAACATCAGCCAAACGACGAATCAATGTTGACGACAGTTTCTATGCTCTTGTGACCGAAGTACGGAAATTCAATCGAGGCGATTCCGGATCAGAACGAACCGGATCCATCAAATCTAAACCATCACGACCCAATAACACCAGCCGGTCAGGCACCACGACTCTAAATCACGAAGCAGCCTACTATAGCGGCAATACCATCGGCGGTGGGCCCACGAACATGGCAGCTCGCAGCAAACGCGACCCCGGCACCCGCTACGACGAGAAACCCGACAATGacggctgctgctgtatcATCTCATAA
- the OCA1 gene encoding putative tyrosine protein phosphatase OCA1: MSIPSQSNGELASGQNNPAISSSIESQQQKSSGVSGAIDRTNGLTNTNALHSGADTTAPTTSTTSTTYSSSTRTNKTNTDSLLNTGTGSTNTLTDSITNTIGSVIAVADTGSSVVPNTSTEHNTTILLDQNTTTTNDSGTGSRNNGSSNNITTSTTSNSTTNDSTISSNTTSSNNTTVDKSSTTLAEIRRPPPVRLVPPLNFALAERQLYRSGQPAPINFPFLRGLNLKTIVWLAVEDPSDAFLGFADNNEIEFHHLGLVTEGGNPWDQLTESSIVSALDIIMNVNNYPLLVCCGMGRHRTGTVIGCLRRVQGWNFASISDEYRRFVGAKGGRVLIELHIEAFDTKSVHINLDYAPDWFKKTLPPPGA, from the coding sequence ATGAGTATACCCTCGCAAAGCAATGGCGAGTTGGCCTCTGGTCAGAATAATCCAGCTATCTCTAGCAGTATAGAATCCCAACAACAGAAATCATCAGGTGTCTCGGGTGCTATAGATAGAACCAATGGTTTGACGAACACGAATGCTCTTCATTCAGGTGCTGATACTACTGCTCctactacttctactacgTCTACCACTTACAGTTCCAGTACCAGGACGAATAAAACAAATACAGACAGTCTATTGAATACAGGTACGGGTTCAACTAATACACTAACTGACAGTATCACAAACACAATTGGTTCTGTAATAGCTGTCGCTGATACTGGTAGTTCTGTGGTTCCCAATACATCAACCGAGCACAATACAACAATACTATTAGATCAAAATACAACGACGACTAATGACAGTGGGACTGGCAGTAGGAACAATGGCAGTAGCAATAATATcactaccagcaccaccagtaaTAGTACTACAAACGACAGTACGATTAGTAGTAACACAACGAGTAGTAACAATACCACTGTCGATAAATCCAGTACAACGCTGGCTGAGATCAGAAGACCACCGCCAGTCAGACTGGTTCCACCACTAAATTTCGCTCTGGCTGAGAGACAACTATACAGAAGTGGCCAGCCAGCTCCAATCAACTTCCCGTTTCTTCGAGGACTCAATCTGAAAACAATTGTATGGTTAGCAGTCGAAGATCCATCGGATGCATTTCTTGGATTTGCCGATAACAACGAGATCGAGTTCCACCACCTGGGTCTAGTTACCGAGGGAGGCAATCCCTGGGACCAGCTGACCGAGTCGTCTATCGTCAGTGCTCTCGATATTATTATGAACGTCAACAACTACCCACTTCTTGTGTGCTGTGGAATGGGTCGTCACCGCACAGGCACCGTCATCGGGTGTCTCCGACGAGTTCAAGGCTGGAACTTCGCAAGCATCTCTGACGAATACCGACGCTTCGTGGGCGCCAAAGGCGGCCGGGTGCTCATTGAGCTCCACATCGAAGCTTTCGACACCAAATCCGTGCACATCAACCTCGACTACGCGCCCGACTGGTTCAAAAAAACCCTTCCTCCTCCGGGCGCTTAA
- the PHO23 gene encoding Pho23p (Component of the Rpd3L histone deacetylase complex; involved in transcriptional regulation of PHO5; affects termination of snoRNAs and cryptic unstable transcripts (CUTs); C-terminus has similarity to human candidate tumor suppressor p33(ING1) and its isoform ING3; GO_component: GO:0033698 - Rpd3L complex [Evidence IDA] [PMID 16286007]; GO_component: GO:0033698 - Rpd3L complex [Evidence IDA] [PMID 16286008]; GO_component: GO:0033698 - Rpd3L complex [Evidence IDA] [PMID 16314178]; GO_component: GO:0033698 - Rpd3L complex [Evidence IDA] [PMID 19040720]; GO_component: GO:0070210 - Rpd3L-Expanded complex [Evidence IDA] [PMID 19040720]; GO_component: GO:0000118 - histone deacetylase complex [Evidence IDA] [PMID 12672825]; GO_component: GO:0005634 - nucleus [Evidence IEA,IEA,IEA]; GO_component: GO:0005634 - nucleus [Evidence IDA] [PMID 11914276]; GO_function: GO:0046872 - metal ion binding [Evidence IEA]; GO_function: GO:0035064 - methylated histone binding [Evidence IDA] [PMID 16728974]; GO_function: GO:0035064 - methylated histone binding [Evidence IDA] [PMID 17142463]; GO_function: GO:0008270 - zinc ion binding [Evidence IEA]; GO_process: GO:0016568 - chromatin modification [Evidence IEA,IEA]; GO_process: GO:0016568 - chromatin modification [Evidence IMP,IPI,ISS] [PMID 10805724]; GO_process: GO:0061188 - negative regulation of chromatin silencing at rDNA [Evidence IMP] [PMID 16286008]; GO_process: GO:0061186 - negative regulation of chromatin silencing at silent mating-type cassette [Evidence IMP] [PMID 16286008]; GO_process: GO:0031939 - negative regulation of chromatin silencing at telomere [Evidence IMP] [PMID 16286008]; GO_process: GO:0031939 - negative regulation of chromatin silencing at telomere [Evidence IMP] [PMID 16314178]; GO_process: GO:0031939 - negative regulation of chromatin silencing at telomere [Evidence IMP] [PMID 19372273]; GO_process: GO:0016479 - negative regulation of transcription from RNA polymerase I promoter [Evidence IMP] [PMID 19270272]; GO_process: GO:0045944 - positive regulation of transcription from RNA polymerase II promoter [Evidence IMP] [PMID 17210643]; GO_process: GO:0061408 - positive regulation of transcription from RNA polymerase II promoter in response to heat stress [Evidence IMP] [PMID 20398213]; GO_process: GO:0006355 - regulation of transcription, DNA-templated [Evidence IEA]; GO_process: GO:0006351 - transcription, DNA-templated [Evidence IEA]), which produces MEEQEQEVAYRGGGRLGKRNAAGQLTRAAPTDIYPGLNDMSDALEAIPMDIVRHFTLLKEIDAKCVGTTPLLGELIVEFLSLPVPSPATLQAALAASSSFGSNEMQGQEPTNPAAAGSATGSGVAPGNAPVNGENDTSNSINNGNNNNNNNGDGNPANNNSNGNNGDNSSNIGNNVQESQTDGASNNTANSGNTSAEPAVTGSNVLTVSEEEIASIVKREELLAQIRRLINELVPCLEEKMHVAGVAADAMARHVARIDYDFDLICNNEIPERIQVGSANHPAFIAETRLANEQQKGNQTSRSESRREAMAAKKAAAAADGLTGSAATGSGGAKGGRNSTPVAGKGSGSAVSSAGSTTAGGAGSAFGSGATSGRGRGAGKNNGSASAGGNVSANGGAAGSGSVSSNYGNGLSHSNTPAPKRRKGAASAGNTTAGQPSALSNNSSNATAYNSYNYEYQQSYAGQPGTNNGPGRPAGSNNGSAAAGNAGQTNQYNEYANGAGNTGTGSYNGQGYNSNSNENSVIDGYEGSKYENEESISRPTTPAGGNGRRGGRQRTRTVGANSNSSSANAKDDGEPVYCYCQQVSFGEMVGCDGPECKREWFHLPCIGLSSPPKGQWFCEDCAAKYKKPAVKR; this is translated from the coding sequence ATGGAAgaacaggagcaggaggTCGCGTATCGAGGAGGTGGTCGCTTAGGTAAACGAAACGCAGCGGGCCAGCTGACTCGGGCTGCTCCAACCGATATTTATCCAGGGTTAAATGATATGAGCGATGCTTTAGAAGCGATTCCTATGGATATTGTTCGTCATTTTACACTGTTGAAAGAGATTGATGCCAAGTGTGTCGGAACTACGCCGCTACTGGGTGAACTCATAGTCGAGTTTCTGTCGCTGCCAGTACCTTCTCCAGCAACATTACAAGCAGCTCTGGCTGCTAGCAGTTCGTTTGGATCAAATGAAATGCAGGGACAAGAACCCACgaatccagcagctgctggatctgCCACTGGATCTGGAGTGGCTCCTGGAAATGCACCGGTGAATGGCGAGAATGACACCAGTAATAGTatcaacaatggcaataacaataataacaacaatggTGATGGAAATCCTGCTAATAACAATAGTAATGGTAATAATGGTGATAACAGTAGCAATATTGGTAATAATGTACAGGAAAGCCAGACTGATGGAGCGTCCAACAACACCGCCAACAGTGGTAATACCAGCGCTGAACCTGCTGTGACTGGCTCGAACGTGCTTACCGTGTCCGAAGAAGAGATAGCCTCGATTGTGAAACGAGAAGAGCTGTTGGCACAGATTCGAAGACTGATTAACGAGCTGGTTCCATGTTTGGAAGAGAAAATGCATGTTGCAGGCGTGGCAGCTGATGCTATGGCCAGACATGTAGCTCGAATTGATTATgactttgatttgatttgtaATAATGAGATTCCGGAACGAATTCAAGTCGGTTCTGCTAACCATCCAGCTTTTATTGCTGAGACAAGGTTGGCAAATGAACAACAGAAAGGAAATCAGACCAGTCGAAGCGAGTCTCGTCGTGAAGCAATGGCTGCTAAAAAGGCAGCAGCCGCTGCTGATGGGCTGACTGGATCTGCTGCTACAggttctggtggtgctaaAGGAGGCAGAAACTCGACTCCCGTGGCTGGCAAGGGATCTGGATCAGCTGTTAGCAGTGCTGGAAGCACGACTGCTGGCGGTGCTGGCTCGGCATTTGGATCAGGTGCTACTTCTGGAAGAGGTAGAGGTGCTGGTAAAAACAACGGCTCGGCATCTGCTGGTGGAAATGTTTCTGCCAAtggaggtgctgctggatctggatctgtttcttctaACTACGGCAATGGACTATCTCATTCCAACACTCCCGCTCCTAAACGACGAAAAGGCGCTGCTAGTGCTGGAAACACTACTGCTGGCCAACCGTCTGCACTATCGAACAACTCGTCTAATGCTACAGCTTACAATTCCTACAACTATGAATATCAACAAAGTTATGCTGGACAACCTGGCACCAACAATGGTCCTGGCAGACCAGCTGGTTCAAATAACGGTTCTGCCGCCGCAGGAAATGCTGGACAAACTAATCAATACAACGAATATGCTAATGGAGCAGGCAATACTGGCACTGGCAGTTACAATGGTCAAGGTTacaattccaattccaatGAAAACTCCGTCATTGACGGCTATGAAGGATCGAAATACGAAAATGAAGAGTCTATTTCCCGACCCACCACTCCTGCCGGTGGAAACGGTCGTCGTGGAGGACGCCAGAGGACCCGAACCGTTGGAGCCAATTCGAACAGCTCGTCTGCCAATGCCAAAGACGACGGCGAACCTGTATACTGTTACTGTCAACAGGTCTCATTCGGTGAAATGGTGGGATGTGACGGACCCGAATGTAAACGTGAATGGTTCCATTTGCCTTGTATCGGTCTATCATCACCTCCAAAAGGCCAGTGGTTCTGCGAAGACTGCGCTGCCAAGTACAAAAAGCCCGCTGTCAAGCGCTGA